The following proteins are encoded in a genomic region of Leifsonia psychrotolerans:
- a CDS encoding MarR family winged helix-turn-helix transcriptional regulator, whose protein sequence is MSDFLTRTSVARAAPAASAVESAPSAASPTPSLDRVAELSHDFRLANGRLARRLRQQRGEDELTPGQFSALCTLDVHGPLTLGELSEHERVTPPSMNRTVNALVTAGLARREGSAVDGRKVRLTPSEQGSAVVEQTRERRDAWIAQRVLKLSPEQRQTLAAATLIMREIVDS, encoded by the coding sequence ATGAGTGATTTCTTGACACGGACATCCGTCGCCCGCGCCGCCCCCGCCGCGTCGGCCGTCGAAAGCGCTCCCTCCGCGGCGAGCCCGACCCCTTCGCTCGACCGGGTGGCCGAGCTCAGTCACGACTTTCGCCTGGCCAACGGCCGCCTCGCCCGCCGCCTGCGCCAACAGCGCGGTGAGGATGAACTCACGCCGGGACAGTTTTCGGCCCTCTGCACGCTCGACGTTCATGGGCCGCTCACCCTCGGCGAGTTGAGCGAGCACGAGCGGGTCACTCCTCCTTCAATGAATCGCACGGTCAATGCGCTCGTGACGGCCGGGCTGGCCCGGCGCGAAGGATCGGCGGTTGACGGACGCAAGGTGCGCCTCACCCCGAGCGAGCAGGGCAGCGCGGTCGTCGAACAGACGCGCGAACGCCGAGATGCGTGGATCGCCCAGCGCGTGTTGAAACTCAGCCCCGAGCAGCGGCAGACGCTCGCTGCGGCGACCCTCATCATGAGGGAGATCGTCGACAGTTGA
- a CDS encoding MFS transporter, with protein sequence MSAMFRSLSGVNYRIWFAGALVSNIGTWMQRTAQDWIVLTQLTNHNAAAVGIVMALQFGPQLLLLPWSGLIADRFDRRKLLILTQTSMGALALGLGLITVLGVVELWHVYLFAFALGVVSAIDAPARQAFVGELVNDDNMSNAVALNSASFNGARLIGPAVAGVLTAAVGAGWVFLINAVTFAFTVLAMFLLRKSLLRVQHLAPRARGQLLAGFRYVRGRPDIIVVLIVVFLVGTFGFNFAIFTSTMTTVVFGLGASEFGLLSSIMAIGSVAGALLSAQRPHARLRLILIGSAAFGITCGIAAFMPSYGLFAAALILVGFSSLTLMTTANAYVQTTTEPSMRGRVMALYMAIFAGGTPLGAPLVGWVADEFGPRWAVGVAAASGVLAAAAILIWMIKYRGLRLRYRPRVGVRLELRHLGDGRALTGTLSIVATKEFILPTGAVATIGETAVEGPERLKTDADAIERETRETATESIAVVEATTTR encoded by the coding sequence TTGAGTGCAATGTTCCGCTCGCTGAGCGGCGTCAATTACCGCATTTGGTTCGCCGGTGCCCTGGTGTCGAACATCGGCACCTGGATGCAACGCACCGCGCAGGACTGGATCGTGCTGACTCAGCTGACCAATCACAATGCCGCGGCGGTCGGTATCGTGATGGCCCTGCAGTTCGGCCCGCAACTTCTGCTCTTGCCCTGGTCGGGCCTGATTGCCGACCGGTTCGACCGACGCAAACTGCTCATCCTGACGCAGACCTCGATGGGTGCTCTCGCGCTCGGGCTCGGCCTGATCACCGTGCTCGGAGTCGTGGAACTCTGGCACGTCTACCTCTTCGCCTTCGCCCTCGGCGTGGTCTCGGCGATCGATGCACCCGCCCGGCAGGCCTTCGTTGGCGAACTGGTGAACGACGACAATATGTCGAACGCCGTCGCTCTCAACTCGGCATCCTTCAATGGCGCCCGGCTGATCGGCCCCGCCGTCGCCGGCGTGCTCACCGCAGCGGTCGGTGCCGGCTGGGTCTTCCTGATCAACGCGGTGACCTTCGCCTTCACCGTACTGGCCATGTTCCTGCTGCGGAAGTCACTGCTCCGCGTTCAACACTTGGCCCCCCGCGCACGCGGACAGCTTCTTGCGGGCTTCCGCTATGTAAGAGGCCGGCCCGACATTATCGTCGTGCTGATCGTGGTGTTCCTCGTGGGCACGTTCGGCTTCAATTTCGCCATCTTCACCTCGACGATGACGACCGTTGTCTTCGGGCTGGGCGCCAGTGAGTTCGGCCTGCTCAGCTCGATCATGGCGATCGGCTCGGTCGCTGGCGCGCTGCTCTCGGCGCAGCGACCGCACGCGCGCCTCCGACTCATTCTGATTGGCTCCGCCGCCTTCGGAATCACCTGTGGAATCGCCGCGTTCATGCCGAGCTACGGCCTCTTCGCCGCGGCGCTCATACTCGTGGGCTTCTCGTCGCTCACCCTGATGACCACCGCGAACGCCTACGTGCAGACCACGACCGAGCCAAGCATGCGCGGCCGCGTGATGGCGCTGTACATGGCGATCTTCGCCGGCGGAACTCCGCTCGGCGCGCCGCTAGTCGGCTGGGTCGCCGACGAATTCGGACCCCGCTGGGCGGTCGGCGTCGCCGCGGCCTCGGGCGTCCTGGCCGCCGCGGCCATCCTGATCTGGATGATCAAGTACCGTGGCCTGCGCCTGCGCTATCGGCCTCGGGTCGGCGTGCGTCTCGAGCTGCGGCACCTAGGCGACGGCCGCGCCCTCACCGGCACTCTCAGCATCGTCGCAACCAAAGAATTCATCCTGCCGACCGGCGCGGTGGCCACTATCGGAGAGACCGCCGTCGAAGGACCCGAGCGCCTGAAAACGGATGCCGACGCCATCGAGCGCGAGACCCGCGAGACAGCGACGGAGTCGATTGCCGTCGTCGAGGCGACGACCACGCGCTAA
- a CDS encoding peptide MFS transporter, with the protein MSTTEQSQAERDSHSFFGQPRSLANVFGVELWERFSFYGMQGILLIYLYYSATQGGLGIPKVTAAGVVGAYGGAVYLSTILGAWVADRLIGSERTLFFSAIVIMLGHISLALIPDVTGVVVGLLLIAVGSGGLKANATSVVGSLYRPEDPRRDAGFSIFYLGINLGAFFGPILTGLLQSTLGFHYGFGLAAVGMGIGLLQYSFGRKRLPESSRRAPDPLPASRRLPYALIGLAGVVIIVVFVLIGVIRAENLALVVIVLVVIATISYFTVMLSSKLVTRIERKRIFAFIPLFIASAAFWSLYQQQFTVVTIYSDERLDRNLFGWTMPVSWVQSINPIFIIILSGVFAAIWTKWGARQPSTPIKFAAGTAIMGVAFLLFLPFVGGGANSTPLLALVGILFVFTIAELLLSPVGLSVTTKLAPAAFTTQMVALFFLSVSLGTAVSGILAEWYTTAPEGLYFGVLGGIAIVIGLALAIGARPIVKLMSGVR; encoded by the coding sequence ATGAGTACGACGGAGCAATCCCAGGCGGAACGCGACAGTCACAGCTTCTTCGGCCAGCCGCGATCCCTCGCGAACGTCTTCGGCGTCGAACTCTGGGAGCGCTTTTCGTTCTACGGCATGCAGGGCATCCTGCTGATCTATCTCTACTATTCCGCTACGCAGGGCGGGCTGGGCATCCCCAAGGTCACAGCGGCCGGAGTGGTCGGGGCCTATGGCGGGGCGGTTTACCTGTCAACGATTCTCGGTGCGTGGGTGGCTGATCGCCTGATCGGCTCCGAACGCACTCTGTTCTTCAGCGCCATCGTGATCATGCTCGGTCACATTTCTCTGGCTCTGATCCCGGATGTCACCGGCGTCGTCGTGGGCCTCCTCCTCATCGCAGTCGGCAGCGGGGGGCTCAAAGCCAACGCCACATCCGTCGTCGGATCCCTCTATCGACCCGAAGATCCCCGTCGCGACGCCGGATTCTCCATCTTTTACCTCGGCATCAATCTGGGCGCCTTCTTCGGCCCGATCCTCACCGGGCTGCTGCAGTCCACGCTCGGTTTCCACTATGGATTTGGGCTCGCCGCGGTCGGGATGGGCATCGGGCTTCTGCAGTACTCGTTTGGTCGCAAGCGCCTGCCCGAGTCGTCCCGTCGGGCGCCGGATCCGTTGCCAGCATCCCGTCGCCTGCCCTACGCGTTGATCGGTCTGGCCGGCGTCGTCATCATTGTGGTGTTCGTCCTGATCGGTGTGATTCGGGCCGAAAACCTGGCTCTCGTGGTGATCGTCCTCGTGGTCATCGCCACGATCTCCTACTTCACCGTGATGCTCTCCAGCAAGCTGGTGACTCGGATCGAACGCAAGCGCATTTTCGCGTTCATCCCGCTCTTCATCGCGAGTGCGGCATTCTGGTCGCTCTATCAGCAGCAGTTCACCGTCGTGACGATTTACTCCGACGAACGTCTCGACCGCAACCTGTTCGGCTGGACCATGCCGGTCTCGTGGGTGCAGTCCATCAACCCGATCTTCATCATCATTCTCTCGGGGGTCTTTGCCGCCATCTGGACCAAATGGGGCGCGCGGCAGCCGTCAACTCCCATCAAGTTCGCGGCCGGCACGGCGATCATGGGTGTCGCTTTTCTGCTCTTCCTGCCGTTTGTGGGCGGCGGCGCGAACTCAACCCCCCTCCTGGCACTGGTCGGAATCCTCTTCGTCTTCACGATCGCTGAGCTTCTGCTCTCGCCGGTCGGCCTGTCGGTGACGACAAAGCTTGCCCCGGCGGCATTCACCACGCAGATGGTGGCCCTGTTCTTTCTCTCGGTCTCGCTCGGCACTGCCGTCTCTGGAATTCTGGCCGAGTGGTACACCACCGCTCCCGAAGGACTTTACTTCGGGGTGCTCGGTGGCATCGCGATCGTGATTGGCCTCGCCCTGGCCATCGGAGCACGCCCGATCGTCAAGCTCATGAGTGGGGTGCGCTGA
- a CDS encoding LacI family DNA-binding transcriptional regulator, with the protein MAVNVRDVAALAAVSVGTVSNVMNHPDKVSAVTVARVQDAIKSLGFVRNDAARQLRAGHSTSLGLVVLDAGNPFFAELAKGAENRAMEEGFTVLVGNSDEKPEREALYLDLFEEQRVHGVLIAPFGDAMPRLEQLKARGTPAVVVDRAVDHPGFSSVSVDDEAGGYLAAQHLLSTGRRRLAFVGGPMPLRQVTDRLGGAQRGVAEVEGASIEVVETDSLTVRAGREAGEEISRRSAVDRPDAIFAANDLLAMGLLQALMKNSTAAVPRDIALIGYDDIAFAEAAVVPLSSIRQPSELIGYTAVQLLLREAESGPDYVHEHVRFQPELIVRESTGGRIF; encoded by the coding sequence ATGGCCGTAAACGTTCGGGATGTGGCTGCGCTTGCCGCAGTATCCGTCGGAACCGTCTCCAACGTGATGAACCACCCTGACAAAGTGTCAGCGGTCACCGTGGCGCGGGTGCAGGATGCCATCAAATCGCTCGGCTTCGTGCGCAATGACGCCGCGCGCCAACTACGCGCCGGCCACAGCACGAGCCTGGGACTCGTCGTGCTCGACGCCGGCAACCCCTTTTTCGCCGAACTGGCCAAGGGTGCCGAGAACCGGGCGATGGAAGAGGGGTTCACGGTTCTTGTCGGCAACAGCGATGAGAAGCCCGAGCGCGAAGCGCTCTATCTTGACCTGTTCGAGGAACAGCGTGTTCATGGCGTGTTGATCGCTCCGTTCGGTGACGCGATGCCGCGTCTGGAGCAGCTCAAGGCACGTGGAACTCCGGCGGTCGTGGTCGACCGCGCAGTGGATCACCCCGGATTCTCCTCGGTGTCGGTCGATGATGAGGCCGGCGGCTACCTCGCGGCTCAGCACCTGCTGTCGACCGGGCGCCGGCGTCTGGCCTTCGTCGGCGGGCCGATGCCATTGCGCCAGGTTACCGACCGCCTTGGCGGTGCTCAACGCGGCGTCGCCGAAGTAGAGGGCGCCTCGATCGAGGTCGTCGAAACCGATTCACTGACGGTGCGCGCCGGGAGGGAAGCCGGCGAAGAGATTTCACGCCGCTCGGCGGTTGATCGGCCCGATGCCATTTTCGCGGCCAACGACTTGCTGGCCATGGGCCTGTTGCAGGCGTTGATGAAGAACAGTACCGCCGCGGTTCCCCGCGACATCGCCCTGATCGGCTACGACGACATCGCCTTCGCCGAAGCCGCGGTCGTCCCGCTGTCGTCGATTCGCCAGCCGAGCGAGTTGATCGGCTACACCGCCGTGCAACTGCTGCTGCGCGAAGCTGAAAGTGGCCCCGATTACGTGCACGAACACGTGCGCTTTCAGCCGGAACTGATCGTGCGCGAGTCGACCGGTGGCCGCATTTTCTGA
- a CDS encoding putative Ig domain-containing protein — translation MPDTLRSISRQLSATTLALALVGGLFALGSAAAPAASAASAAASAAASAASASAASASAVATVQSSAAAGIAAAPDAWLTSWAQSQDRVAGLTFTNQTLRMITHLSQGGDELRVRLQNQYGTGPITVNASAVAISSTGAATVDGTTRTLAFAGQPSVTIPKGGEVWSDAVALVTKAQDDIAVSMFVQVPTVPSLHSYPFRTNYTSPAGSGNKVTDTSAAAFTESLTWTYLVSAVDVHNSELNGTIVAYGSSVVDGEGSQNCGPGCTATGTNRRWADDLARRINSELPSDAQIALANAGIGGTTASPACGGGGNNGVDRLNRDVLALHGVTGVIYYYGTNDLPANCSATTIIDSYTNVFQRLRAAGIKIYVTPITPRPSYTQPQNAVRSAVNSFVTAGGNCSGTCDAILDFDAVLKDPVNSNTIYAPFDTGDGTHANVAGQQAIANSIPLPLLAASGLPDGSPLPVLKTFSTYDFERGYQGWRAGSNVGAVNWVSTFANGPKAPFAGQRVMDARSLNVPANVMRTVFVAPPVPLDASAQTELVAHIDSHGAFPGATGYEAVVTLTGAGGDVRTQTFPMTPDSWNTITLDVSEWAARSAVSRIEIGFRVLGATGNWSPHFQIDDVIWNAFPEITSGAPSAAMVGSAYSFTVVASGNPAPTFSVSEGSLPAGLSLDAQTGVVSGVPTLAGSATFTISASNGVGAPATAAYTMVVAAASVAPEITSGAPSAATVGSAYSFTVVASGNPVPTFSVSEGSLPAGLSLDAQTGVVSGVPTLAGSATFTISASNGVGAPATAAYTIAVAAKPTPTPTPTPTPTPTPTPTPTPTPTVTPTATPTSSAAPGAPTDGRQPPLASTGSELLPLSLLAAGLALCGVIVLRLRRRQLNRE, via the coding sequence ATGCCCGACACACTTCGCTCCATCTCGAGGCAGTTATCCGCCACAACACTTGCGCTGGCACTCGTGGGCGGGCTTTTCGCGCTCGGCAGCGCAGCCGCCCCCGCGGCTTCTGCTGCCTCCGCTGCTGCCTCAGCTGCCGCCTCCGCAGCCTCTGCCTCCGCAGCCTCTGCCTCCGCCGTGGCGACGGTCCAGTCCAGCGCAGCGGCCGGGATCGCCGCGGCGCCCGATGCCTGGCTGACCTCCTGGGCCCAATCGCAGGACCGGGTCGCGGGCCTCACCTTCACCAATCAGACCCTTCGCATGATTACTCATTTGAGTCAGGGCGGTGACGAGCTTCGAGTACGCCTGCAAAATCAGTACGGAACCGGTCCCATCACGGTCAACGCATCCGCGGTTGCGATTTCATCGACGGGCGCTGCGACGGTCGACGGAACCACCCGCACGCTGGCGTTCGCCGGACAGCCCAGCGTGACGATTCCGAAAGGCGGAGAGGTCTGGAGCGACGCCGTTGCCCTTGTGACGAAGGCGCAGGATGACATTGCGGTGAGCATGTTCGTTCAGGTCCCGACCGTTCCAAGCCTGCACAGCTACCCGTTCCGCACCAACTACACCTCACCGGCTGGATCCGGCAACAAGGTCACGGACACCTCCGCCGCGGCGTTCACCGAGTCGTTGACCTGGACCTACCTGGTCAGCGCTGTCGACGTGCACAACAGTGAACTGAACGGCACCATCGTCGCCTACGGCAGTTCGGTCGTCGACGGCGAAGGCAGCCAGAATTGCGGGCCGGGCTGCACCGCAACCGGCACGAACCGGCGGTGGGCGGATGATCTGGCACGCCGGATCAACAGCGAACTTCCCAGCGACGCGCAGATCGCGCTCGCCAATGCCGGAATCGGCGGCACGACCGCCTCGCCGGCTTGCGGGGGTGGCGGCAACAACGGCGTCGACCGTTTGAATCGCGACGTTCTCGCACTCCACGGCGTGACCGGGGTGATCTACTACTACGGAACGAACGACCTGCCGGCCAACTGCTCAGCGACAACCATTATCGACAGCTACACGAACGTCTTCCAACGTCTGAGGGCCGCCGGTATCAAGATCTACGTCACGCCGATCACCCCGCGTCCGTCGTACACCCAACCGCAGAACGCCGTGCGAAGCGCCGTCAACAGTTTCGTCACGGCCGGCGGTAACTGCAGCGGAACCTGCGACGCGATTCTCGACTTCGACGCGGTGCTCAAGGACCCCGTGAATTCGAACACCATTTACGCTCCGTTCGACACGGGCGATGGAACCCACGCAAATGTGGCGGGTCAACAGGCGATCGCGAACAGCATCCCGCTGCCCCTCCTCGCCGCATCCGGTCTGCCGGATGGTTCCCCGCTGCCGGTGCTGAAGACCTTCTCGACGTACGACTTCGAGCGCGGCTACCAGGGCTGGCGGGCGGGCTCGAATGTCGGCGCGGTGAACTGGGTCAGCACGTTCGCCAACGGACCGAAAGCGCCCTTTGCCGGGCAGCGCGTCATGGATGCCCGGTCGCTCAACGTTCCCGCGAACGTGATGAGAACGGTGTTCGTCGCGCCACCGGTGCCGCTGGATGCCAGCGCTCAGACGGAGCTGGTGGCCCACATCGATTCGCACGGGGCATTCCCCGGCGCAACCGGCTACGAGGCCGTCGTCACTCTGACCGGTGCGGGTGGGGATGTTCGCACCCAGACGTTCCCGATGACCCCAGATAGCTGGAACACCATCACACTCGATGTATCCGAATGGGCTGCGCGCAGTGCGGTGAGTCGCATTGAAATCGGATTCCGTGTGCTCGGTGCGACGGGAAACTGGTCGCCACACTTCCAGATTGACGACGTCATCTGGAACGCTTTCCCGGAGATCACGTCGGGTGCTCCGAGTGCCGCGATGGTGGGTTCGGCGTATTCGTTCACGGTGGTTGCGTCGGGTAACCCGGCGCCGACGTTCTCGGTCAGTGAGGGATCGCTGCCGGCTGGGTTGAGTCTGGATGCGCAGACGGGTGTGGTGTCGGGTGTGCCGACGCTGGCGGGTTCTGCGACGTTCACGATCAGTGCCAGTAATGGTGTCGGGGCGCCGGCGACTGCCGCGTACACGATGGTCGTGGCGGCGGCTTCTGTTGCGCCGGAGATCACGTCGGGTGCTCCGAGTGCCGCGACGGTGGGTTCGGCGTATTCGTTCACGGTGGTTGCGTCGGGTAACCCGGTGCCGACGTTCTCGGTCAGTGAGGGATCGCTGCCGGCTGGGTTGAGTCTGGATGCGCAGACGGGTGTGGTGTCGGGTGTGCCGACGCTGGCGGGTTCTGCGACGTTCACGATCAGTGCCAGTAATGGTGTCGGGGCACCGGCGACTGCCGCGTACACGATCGCGGTTGCCGCAAAGCCGACTCCGACCCCGACCCCGACCCCGACTCCGACCCCGACTCCGACCCCGACTCCGACGCCGACGCCGACCGTGACGCCGACCGCGACGCCGACGTCCTCGGCCGCCCCGGGTGCGCCGACAGACGGCAGGCAGCCACCTCTGGCCAGCACGGGCTCCGAGCTCCTGCCGCTCAGCCTGCTGGCAGCGGGTCTGGCACTGTGCGGAGTCATCGTGCTGCGTCTTCGTCGCAGACAGCTGAACCGGGAGTAG